The sequence ACGGGACCCTCGACATCTGGCACAGCGCCCTCGGGCTTCCGGAGGGCAACCGGGGCCGGCGCCCGACGGACGAACTGCTCTACGTAGTGGTTGAGGACAGGGAAACGCTATTGCGCCGGGACAGCTCGGCCTCGGGCCTGGGGGACGTGGCGCTGGGGGCGCGGTTCCCCGTGGCCGAAGACGACGGGGAGGGAAGGGCCGTCGTGGGGGTGCGGGTGGAGGCGCCCACCGGCGACCCGGACGGGCTCCTCGGCAGCGGCGGCTGGGACACCAGCCTGTGGGCGGGGGGCACCCTGCCCGGAGCCACGTGGCTCGGTCCGGGGGCCCTGCACGGGGCGGCGGGAATGGTGGCCATGACCGGCTCGGGGGTGCTGGCCGAGCTCCACCGGAACTGGGCGGGCTTCCTGCGGCTGGCGGGGGCGGTCCGGCCCGGGTCCACCTTCACCCTGCGCGCCCAGGTGGACGTCCATACGCCCTTCTACCGCAGCGAGGTGGGCACCCTGGGCAAACCGGCGGCGGAGGCCCGGCTGGGCACGGAGGTGGAGCTGCCGGCCTGGGGCCGCCTGGACCTCGGCGTCTCCGAGGACCTCACGCCGGAGCGGGCCCCCGACGTCACCTTCCACCTGGGCTGGGAGCGGCGCTTCGGCGACTGATACCGCCCGGCAAAGGCTGTAGGAGCCCGCTTTAGCGGGCGATCCGGAGCGGGCTCCTACGTGGACCTTGGCGAGGGTGTGGGTTTGCGGGCCGAGCCGGCAGAACCCGTGGCTACTTCTGCTCCCACGGCAGCCCGGCGGCCTTCCAGCCGCCCTGTTTGCCCCGGTGGCCCTGCTCGTCCTTGTCGCCCTCGAAGCCCTGGAGCAGGTTGTAGGTCTCGGCGTACCCCTGCCGGGCCATGGCCTCCGCGGCCTTGCCGGAGCGCCCGCCGCTGCGGCACATGAACACCAGCACCTGGGAGGTGTCGGTACCCACCTCGGACTGCAGCTGGGCGGGGAAGTCCGGGTTGTACTCCATGCCCGGGTAGGTCTCCCACTCCACGTGCGTGCCCAGAGCGGGGTACCCCACGAAGTCCCGCTCCGCCTGGGTTCGCACGTCCACCAGCTGGGCGTTGGGGAGCTTCTCCAGCACCGCGTAGGCCTCCTCGGGGGTCATCTCGCCCGTGAAGTCCTTGCCCTTTTCCCGGGCGCGCTGCCGGGCGCGGTCGAGGATGGCCTGGGGGTCCTCGTCGGGGATTCGGGAACCTTTTTCGGTCATGGACGTCTCCTGAGCGTGGGAATCCGTGCCCCCTCGGGGCGGAGCTCCCATCCATGGGAATTTTCTGCGCCAATACGTTACCATCCGGGGCTGGAATTCTACGCCCAACCGGGCCCTCGGGGGAATTTGCCCCGGGGGCGGATGTACCGTTCCACAAGGTTTGTTTCTCCCCTCGACGGGAGCGCACATACATGCAGGAGGAAGGCGGAATGAGCGAGCAGCCCAAGGCCGTGGCACTGCTCTCCGGCGGGCTGGACTCGATGCTGGCCGCCGCGGTGGCCAAGGAGCAGGGCGTCCACGTTGAAGGCATCAACTTCTTCACGGGCTTCTGCGTGGAGGGCCATACCCACGCCATCCGTCAGAAGGACAAGGACAAGGCCAAGCGCAACAACGCCCTGTGGTCCGCCGAGCAGGTGGGGATCAAGCTCCACATCGTCGACATCTCCCAGGAATACGTGGGGGTCGTCACCAACCCCAAGCACGGCTACGGGCAGAACCTCAACCCCTGCCTGGACTGCAAGGGCTTCATGGTGGCCAAGGCCCGCGAGTGGATGGAGGAAAACGGCTTCGACTTCATCATCACCGGCGAGGTGATCGGCCAGCGG comes from Thiohalorhabdus denitrificans and encodes:
- a CDS encoding DUF3187 family protein; protein product: MSQASFQNRRPGGLPFPLPGLLAALAGFGLCQPPEAEGKGLRPSLPTATLSPVQQVYGLPRDTEPVGAPEGGLRLRLDLDRASHDVLEGGARSGVLFDGETQRTTLSVSGPLPRRLGEWTLEVPHVAHSGGFLDGTLDIWHSALGLPEGNRGRRPTDELLYVVVEDRETLLRRDSSASGLGDVALGARFPVAEDDGEGRAVVGVRVEAPTGDPDGLLGSGGWDTSLWAGGTLPGATWLGPGALHGAAGMVAMTGSGVLAELHRNWAGFLRLAGAVRPGSTFTLRAQVDVHTPFYRSEVGTLGKPAAEARLGTEVELPAWGRLDLGVSEDLTPERAPDVTFHLGWERRFGD
- a CDS encoding rhodanese-like domain-containing protein, producing MTEKGSRIPDEDPQAILDRARQRAREKGKDFTGEMTPEEAYAVLEKLPNAQLVDVRTQAERDFVGYPALGTHVEWETYPGMEYNPDFPAQLQSEVGTDTSQVLVFMCRSGGRSGKAAEAMARQGYAETYNLLQGFEGDKDEQGHRGKQGGWKAAGLPWEQK